The following coding sequences lie in one Vespula pensylvanica isolate Volc-1 chromosome 7, ASM1446617v1, whole genome shotgun sequence genomic window:
- the LOC122630659 gene encoding A-kinase anchor protein 9-like isoform X7, whose product MSSMSEEDERRKRSLEAGRDLLEKYKIARSNKTQGMHYVQTDEQSDEESYHNDKSMDQRGSFMNEVMSSRDITQSSVSMSEGEADRDLEGMAGRVAELEELLQGKEAIVAALNAEIDHLRGETSSPNSSQSHNSSIPSRDVICLYHTKLQEFEKAINQRDNLIEDLTSSLEQALSARDALVAQLNSLNATRESSPRGTHSINLQEKIDMLETTLTNQKTVISKLNSQLAQIHKHVQTLEMEKETRNAEISDYKIQINNLNEQIRLGAAEKNLNIAEMLEQQKQYEARVDKIKQDMQHILEKFTAETNTNTARHQQEIKDLAIKHETELKNICVKYEEHLQSLKEENKLLADRLNKELPDLESRHAKELSVFQAQLAHYKKTVETLKLELVNRSEAQNRAQAEADMFNSKLEELQVQAENTRRLQELNNQKEKELLNEQIELHKIQLDEITSKYVAATTVLESKESIERSLDQALVNAATLKQENDGLKFQLDDLSSRYSAAQSLIENNQAHERTMSSRIYDLEKSLSRLSGINVSMLSEFNETTYQTLDEVTIKYQLTKQRLEEKEQLEKVLIDKIQNLEDNGCKMKKELEQANLTNKSYEKQLKDTKNMCDKLESEMISLRESNLTNYVPPENVTNNDSKNINVIDKSESIELLQKLATYENEIKELKRIVEQKNTENTDNTKKLNDLAEQMKHSEDECKQLKNGLAIAWAQCAEVEEKLNQTLAIQDSTIDISLPLSEFCAALPKHFGYNKSTNDFTNDTQNSFNETNNLDIIKQQNDEKIKSMQEEVKYLTQENENMFKEMEHLIEKQSNYDEISNKLHQYCVLCDKLESEKQSLLDENRKLKADWEEINVLHKSLDDLQVEKNKLQKDIDNLIEQHKHEISAIKADCSKELKAMQTLLLNVKEGNIGLNELKNELEIRHAKEMEELRTYFEEKCLQMEKQYSEEVFSQQSKKMSDNDSEIEELTEDVYFGGAGDCLNVGNISGHHSRSGTPVVTKETKHKISNEDLSQVETEHETSMKTLKQQLDKKNVEIQNMKLYYEKLLEDQKEIHKSQLKSTKVDVGPSFLTKPIEQCCQTEFDTRTLENGELSKLQAAYNHQLEEQVALAKLDIVNALQEQIQALLLVENDGEDNWPSELIILRDKLTNNAKQQIQELKENHAVEVLRLKEQYSLNLAQLIENHKEEIHKIKVGEMSEGFEKEIDIDNSVVSLKIGVKERDHLHKMCLTLKNLIGELIRYFAVCEEEVNNTLINEVLKRQIPSLNLEEDIAGTGIDHSKIPEAKNENATKVHPNSSEVKVKKVHFAPQSDEIISIINSDNETLRGILVHNEDVIEKLRSELNNSLRRLRTESAEIFNIPLSPDEKLDISSNDMWKKNIIEELTTKLNHTEGLLLNYQEESEQLKMNIIELQRKLINAENKKEIITEGYGEHDETRNDITLQDFSQLQEKARHVLSNGGGEGSYLLQLIEELCTQSDKLMEDARKEKEDLQQQQVPLETTSPSYIHRVCCGKIEAADKQLRATRTFLEEQAAEREAERDESAKQINHLQEQLKEREREKERDQRITSENSLSPESSTEIPVLQVIDIAKTVEALESQMREMSSMMSDTEAKKSETESELKAAVDKIWVLRDIVHDLEQQLQGKIEREESLQLQITQLEAIITAQTKNQQDLVQELDSIKMGETSRQINEHITHLQEELRKHKLSSEHFDANSSTLKQMKVELRDLQVQLDKRIKNLESLHISDSTLSISQSQPSEDVSIREQIDATRCPTPDDPTAPLILPLDEILKLKEKILKHARVEEAAFKKIKDLEMELSGLKNQNEELQAEQEILQQTASEQLYQMEAMRGRLEQQKQSAPFAQRQATSRLELELHEANTKIQALEQAISDKELESKVGIQEQAQLELPQLIDSMLADKNEEIDHLKEQLVKKEKQLEIYSSVALDEAQLRELAKHVEPKNSARTLSDILSIHSECEDVSEAVRCGQSLVQTIPHNISSFKVSSTSPSSKDALDASVIPLLETNKISMQVPPLDLGSHSQSTYNQNLHVSVDDIDLPPNETESKMSSQDMVGNASDTNKPSIETKQTIRSPVIKEISGNNVFCTGNKKINNDSSQDSFKSYRTSATHIREFDNETMQLQVQHLEKELHEIKEELNDKTTMLEKRESELLTLRKQFDELQLELKETCETQTRDKNFYKNQYELIQASENKIRKDLLQVENTLKLKKNELQDMKDKMQTNEKIMIELNSENSKLKETMQNKNDEIMQKYVMSVQEKARELQTLQDVLSEKEITIETIQTRNIEIENENKQLYEYKKKWDQCERELIDCQSEIQRLTDGLNNRDQIIRRLEEMARRSNFSGTSSPSDCKDQEIHHLQEYLKEKDKVIRQMSDDSRSLHRALETIQSKMKESGNVVELRKKLKEEYKINAELRDTIERLSKELEVLREYSARRSQDDTDIEDMVQRELNLSARLDKQIMNAIDSDQEEMILQGRERESVSQCSSPYKKRTDENQYEILVRKCAELKLRLKQADKVNEELLKLKDELEIEKEMLKCQVAEYENRIFQIKSDLSQESKKIMELDKELSGERNLVRSLKLQMEKSQKLMQSAHVQNNELIECLQGKLKSSLVIEEKLRNEISSMRQEHKNLEIRLSSMREHIESQKIDQLPGLIDLLKTEQMKYIALVEEYEKEQRNNSELRDILKKIETERNRYEKQLEVVVEEKESLVSNLVLVEGIKEQLETDLRRIKEELKAKEDECEWLQKRIKTMSDAEAKRQDKRASEHYELKGLRRGLENAKEVIIDLEADMKQSKQELKESGERELKLQQKLDSFKIKETELIEKLSLSKEEERKQRELAFELQQKLKTYVKKMVDLTKELDNRSTKENNDPAKYMNRIKELTDANEKYSTEKDTLHFKLVKVKHDKDQLKQQIKELQTQLQQNKHFPSANAGQLENVDKAEHIYGKYLRANSKWKSLIYQKRYLLCVIGSYEISEENTFAILAQLTRKERLYIKRDHQRKRAIFRFKSAVLVIISIHRMKWLIVRWRTGRRIGANMLLGNQNQSFVPPIRFPTLNHSPPIREKSIFEKDPGSGFDLEQYYQRLKNIQQTLGLAVVEPGAVDDISSE is encoded by the exons atgagCAGTATGTCGGAAGAAGATGAGCGTAGAAAACGTTCATTGGAAGCTGGGAGAGATTTg ttggaaaaatataaaatagcaaGGTCAAATAAAACACAAGGAATGCATTATGTTCAGACAGATGAACAGTCTGACGAAGAATCTTATCATAATGATAAATCAATGGACCAAAGAGGATCATTT ATGAATGAAGTTATGTCTTCGAGAGATATAACGCAAAGTAGCGTTAGTATGAGCGAAGGAGAAGCGGATAGAGATTTAGAAGGTATGGCGGGACGTGTAGCTGAGTTAGAAGAACTATTGCAAGGGAAAGAAGCTATTGTCGCAGCATTGAATGCAGAAATTGATCATCTTAGAGGAGAAACGTCTTCTCCAAACTCGTCGCAAAGTCATAATAGTAGTATTCCTAGTAGAGATGTAATATGTTTGTATCATACAAAA TTACAAGAATTTGAAAAAGCAATAAATCAAAgagataatttaatagaagATTTGACGTCTTCTTTGGAACAAGCATTGTCTGCTAGAGATGCGCTCGTAGCTCAACTCAATTCTTTGAATGCAACAAGAGAGTCTAGCCCAAGAGGCACGCATAGTATAAATTTGCAAGAAAAA ATTGATATGTTAGAAACTACTTTAACCAATCAAAAAACTGTCataagtaaattaaattctcAATTGGCACAAATTCATAAACATGTTCAGACATtagaaatggaaaaggaaacgCGAAATGCTGAGATTagtgattataaaatacaaattaataatttgaacGAACAAATTCGTCTTGGTGCTGCTGAAAAGAATTTGAACATTGCAGAGATGTTGGAACAACAAAAGCAGTACGAAGCACGcgttgataaaataaaacaggaCATGCaacatattttagaaaaattcacAGCTGAAACCAATACAAATACTGCTAGACATCAGCAGGAAATAAAg GACTTAGCAATAAAACATGAaactgaattaaaaaatatttgtgtgAAGTATGAGGAACATTTACAGTCgttgaaggaagaaaataaattattagccGACCGTTTGAACAAAGAATTACCAGATTTAGAAAGTAGACACGCCAAAGAATTATCAGTTTTTCAAGCACAGTTGGcacattataaaaaaactGTTGAGACTTTAAAACTTGAGTTGGTAAATCGTTCGGAGGCTCAAAATAGAGCTCAAGCTGAAGCTGATATGTTTAATTCGAAACTTGAAGAGCTTCAAGTACAAGCGGAGAATACACGTCGCTTGCAAGAACTGAAtaatcaaaaggaaaaagaattattgaacGAACAGATTGAATTGCATAAAATTCAATTAGATGAGATTACATCGAAATATGTTGCTGCTACCACTGTATTAGAATCTAAAGAAAGTATTGAACGTTCATTGGATCAGGCATTGGTAAATGCTGCTACATTGAAACAGGAAAATGATGGATTGAAATTTCAATTGGATGATTTATCATCTAGATATTCAGCAGCTCAATCTCTTATCGAAAATAACCAAGCGCACGAGCGTACCATGAGTTCTAGAATATACGATTTGGAGAAATCATTGTCACGACTCAGTGGTATAAACGTTAGTATGCTTAGTGAATTTAATGAGACTACTTATCAAACTTTGGATGAAGTAACCATCAAATATCAATTAACGAAGCAAAGGCTCGAGGAGAAGGAACAGTtggaaaaagtattaattgacaaaatacaaaatttggAAGATAACGGatgtaaaatgaagaaagaattgGAACAAGCTAACCTTACTAATAAATCTTATGAGAAACAATTGAAggatacaaaaaatatgtgCGACAAATTAGAATCTGAAATGATATCATTGAGAGAATCAAATTTGACGAATTACGTGCCTCCTGAAAATGTTACGAATAAcgatagtaaaaatataaatgtcatAGATAAAAGTGAATCTATCGAGTTGCTTCAGAAATTAGCGAcgtatgaaaatgaaataaaagaattaaaacgaATCGTAGAACAGAAGAATACTGAAAATACAGATAACACGAAAAAACTAAACGATCTTGCGGAACAAATGAAACATTCGGAAGATGAATgcaaacaattaaaaaatggtTTGGCGATAGCTTGGGCACAATGTGCAGAAGTCgaggaaaaattaaatcagACACTGGCTATACAAGACAGTACTATTGACATATCTTTACCATTATCAGAATTTTGTGCAGCCTTACCTAAACATTTTGGATATAATAAGAGTACCAACGATTTTACAAATGACACTCAAAATTCGTTTAATGAAACTAATAATCTAGATATTATTAAGCAACAAaacgatgagaaaataaaGTCAATGCAGGAGGAAGTGAAATATCTTACGCAAGAAAATGAGAACATGTTTAAGGAGATGGAACATTTGATAGAAAAACAATCAAATTACGATGAGATATCAAACAAATTGCATCAATATTGTGTGTTATGCGATAAATTAGAATCGGAGAAGCAATCTTTATTggatgaaaatagaaaattgaaagcaGATTgggaagaaataaatgtattacatAAATCGTTAGACGACTTGCaagtagaaaagaataagttACAAAAGGatatagataatttaattgaacAGCACAAACATGAGATAAGTGCTATTAAAGCAGATTGTTCCAAGGAATTAAAAGCAATGCAAACGCTTTTACTTAAcgtgaaagaaggaaatatcgGATTGAACGAATTGAAGAACGAATTAGAAATACGTCATGctaaagaaatggaagaattAAGAACGTATTTCGAAGAGAAATGTTTGCAAATGGAAAAACAGTATTCCGAGGAAGTGTTTAGCCAACAGTCGAAAAAAATGTCCGATAATGACAGTGAAATTGAAGAATTAACGGAAGATGTATATTTTGGAGGTGCAGGAGATTGTTTGAACGTTGGAAACATCTCTGGACATCACTCTAGAAGCGGTACACCTGTTGTCactaaagaaacaaaacataaaatttctaatgagGATTTGTCTCAGGTAGAAACAGAACATGAAACAAGTATGAAGACATTGAAACAACAAttggataagaaaaatgtggaaatacaaaatatgaaattatattatgaaaaattattagaagatCAAAAGGAAATACATAAAAGTCAATTGAAGAGTACAAAAGTGGATGTCGGCCCttcatttttaacaaaacCAATCGAACAG TGTTGTCAAACGGAGTTTGATACAAGAACACTGGAAAATGGTGAACTATCCAAGTTGCAAGCTGCCTACAATCATCAGTTAGAAGAACAGGTGGCATTAGCTAAACTTGACATTGTCAACGCTCTTCAGGAACAAATTCAG GCACTTTTATTAGTTGAAAACGACGGAGAAGATAATTGGCCATccgaattaataatattacgagATAAATTAACTAATAACGCTAAGCAACAAATAcaagaattgaaagaaaatcatgCTGTTGAGGTGCTTCGTTTAAAAGAACAATACTCTCTTAATTTAGCTCAGTTAATCGAAAatcataaagaagaaattcataaGATTAAAGTAGGAGAGATGTCTGAAGGTTTTGAAAAGGAAATTGATATTGATAATTCTGTAGTTTCCTTGAAAATTGGAGTTAAAGAAAG agATCATTTACATAAGATGTGTTTGactcttaaaaatttaattggaGAATTGATAAGATATTTTGCTGTTTGCGAAGAAGAAGTCAATAATACCCTCATCAATGAAGTTTTAAAAAGACAAATACCTTCATTAAATTTAGAAGAAGATATTGCGGGTACAGGAATTGATCATTCCAAAATACCTGAAGCAAAGAATGAAAATGCAACTAAAGTTCATCCAAATTCCTCAGAAGTAAAAGTTAAGAAGGTTCATTTTGCTCCACAATCTGatgaaattatatcaattataaatagTGATAACGAGACATTAAGGGGTATACTTGTTCACAATGAAgatgtaatagaaaaattacgGTCTGAATTAAATAACAGCTTACGTAGACTAAGAACAGAGAGtgcagaaatatttaatattccaCTTTCACCTGAcgaaaaattagatatatctTCAAACGATAtgtggaagaaaaatattatcgaagaacTGACTACTAAATTAAATCATACGGAAggtttattattgaattaccAAGAAGAATCAGAAcaattgaaaatgaatattattgagCTGCAAAGGAAATTGATTAATgctgaaaacaaaaaggaaattattacCGAAGGTTATGGCGAACACGACGAGACTAGAAATGATATTACTCTTCAAGATTTTTCACAATTACAAGAAAAAG cAAGACATGTATTGTCCAATGGTGGTGGTGAGGGTTCATATTTATTGCAATTGATAGAAGAATTGTGTACTCAAAGTGACAAATTAATGGAAGatgcaagaaaagaaaaagaagatttacaACAACAG CAGGTGCCTTTAGAAACTACTTCTCCTTCATACATTCACAGGGTTTGCTGTGGAAAG ATCGAAGCAGCGGACAAACAATTAAGAGCAACACGTACATTCTTGGAAGAACAAGCAGCAGAACGCGAGGCTGAACGAGATGAGTCTGccaaacaaataaatcatttgCAAGAgcaattgaaagaaagagaacgtgaaaaagaaagagatcaacGCATAACTTCTGag AATTCACTATCACCCGAATCGTCGACAGAAATACCTGTGCTTCAAGTAATCGACATCGCCAAAACA GTGGAAGCTCTCGAATCGCAGATGAGAGAAATGTCCTCTATGATGTCAGATACGGAAGCTAAAAAATCTGAGACAGAAAGTGAATTGAAAGCTGCAGTTGACAAAATTTGGGTTTTAAGAGACATTGTACATGATTTGGAGCAACAATTGCAGggaaagatcgaaagagaagaatcatTGCAACTTCAGATTACACAATTGGAAGCAATAATTACTGCTCAAACAAAAAATCAACAGGATCTTGTACAGGAGTTAGATTCCATAAAGATGGGCGAAACTAGTAGACAAATAAACGAACATATTACTCATTTACAA gaAGAATTAAGGAAACATAAGTTAAGCTCTGAACACTTTGATGCTAATTCTTCTACTTTGAAACAGATGAAAGTCGAGCTTCGAGATTTACAAGTTCAATTggacaaaagaataaaaaatttggagTCCTTACATATTTCTGATTCTACTTTAAGTATTAGTCAAAGTCAGCCAAGCGAAGATGTTTCTATCAGAGAACAAATTGATGCCACTAGATGTCCTACGCCAGATGATCCTACAGCTCCACTAATTCTACCTCTTGACGAAATACTTAAACTCAAGGAGAAAATCTTGAAACATGCCAGAGTTGAGGAAGCTGCTTTTAAAAAGATCAAGGATTTGGAGATGGAATTATCAGGGCTCAAAAATCAAAATGAGGAATTACAAGCAGAGCAAGAAATATTACAACAAACTGCATCCGAACAATTGTATCAAATGGAAGCAATGCGTGGTCGTTTAGAACAACAGAAACAAAGTGCTCCGTTTGCTCAAAGACAAGCAACGTCAAGATTAGAACTTGAATTGCACGAAGCCAACACCAAGATCCAAGCATTGGAGCAAGCTATTTCTGATAAGGAATTAGAG TCGAAAGTTGGCATTCAAGAACAAGCTCAATTGGAGTTACCCCAATTAATAGATTCTATGTTGgctgataaaaatgaagaaatagatCATCTTAAGGAACAATtggttaaaaaagagaaacaattaGAAATCTATTCGTCCGTAGCATTGGACGAAGCACAGCTTAGAGAATTAGCGAAGCATGTTGAACCAAAAAATAGTGCTCGTACTCTAAGCGACATACTTTCTATTCATTCGGAGTGCGAAGATGTTTCTGAAGCCGTTAGATGTGGTCAAAGTTTAGTACAGACTATACCTCATAATATTTCTAGTTTTAAAGTATCATCGACTTCTCCATCGTCGAAAGATGCATTGGATGCGTCTGTCATTCCTTTGTTAGAAACTAACAAAATAAGTATGCAGGTACCTCCGTTAGACTTAGGCTCGCATTCTCAAAGTACGTACAATCAGAATCTACATGTGTCTGTCGACGACATTGATTTACCTCCTAACGAGACAGAATCAAAAATGTCTTCGCAAGACATGGTTGGAAATGCAAGTGACACAAACAAACCGTCtatcgaaacaaaacaaactaTACGTAGTcctgtaataaaagaaatttcaggTAACAATGTATTCTGTAcgggtaataaaaaaataaacaatgataGTTCTCAGGATAGTTTCAAATCTTATCGAACGTCTGCTACTCACATTCGAGAGTTTGACAATGAAACTATGCAATTACAAGTTCaacatttagaaaaagaattacacgAGATAAAGGAAGAATTGAACGACAAAACAACGATGTTGGAGAAACGTGAAAGTGAACTATTGACTTTACGTAAGCAATTTGACGAATTGCAATTAGAGTTGAAAGAGACTTGTGAAACTCAAACGCGCGATAAGAACTTTTATAAGAATCAATACGAATTGATTCAAGCGTCTGAAAACAAGATAAGAAAGGATTTGTTGCAAGTGGAAAATACAttgaagttaaagaaaaacgagttGCAGGATATGAAGGATAAAAtgcaaacgaatgaaaaaatcatGATAGAATTGAATAGTGAAAATTCTAAATTAAAGGAGACCATGCAAAATAAGAACGATGAAATTATGCAAAAGTATGTTATGTCGGTTCAAGAGAAAGCGCGCGAATTACAAACCCTTCAAGATGTTCTATCAGAAAAGGAAATCACTATCGAAACTATTCAAACTAGAAACATTGAGATTGAAAATGAGAATAAAcaattatacgaatataagaaaaaatgggATCAATGTGAACGGGAACTTATAGACTGTCAAAGTGAAATCCAAAGATTGACGGATGGATTAAACAATAGAGATCAGATTATTAGAAGATTAGAAGAAATGGCAAGGCGTAGTAATTTTTCGGGTACATCCTCGCCATCTGATTGTAAAGATCAGGAGATACATCATCTTcaagaatatttgaaagaaaaagataaagttatAAGGCAGATGAGCGATGACAGTAGAAGTTTACACAGAGCTTTAGAAACTATCCAAAGTAAAATGAAGGAATCTGGTAATGTAGTGGAGTTAAGGAAAAAACTCAAAGaggaatataaaatcaatgcAGAATTGCGCGATACGATTGAAAGATTAAGTAAAGAACTTGAAGTTTTAAGAGAATATTCTGCAC gTCGATCGCAGGACGATACCGACATCGAAGATATGGTACAAAGAGAACTTAATTTATCAGCTCGTTTGGATAAACAAATTATGAATGCCATCGATAGCGATcaagaagaaatgatattgcaaggaagagaaagagaatctgtTTCACAATGCTCTTCCCCTTACAAAAAGAGAACTGATGAGAatcaatatgaaatattgGTACGAAAATGTGCGGAACTTAAATTACGATTGAAACAGGCGGATAAGGTTAATgaagaattattgaaattaaaggATGAGTTGGAAATTGAAAAGGAAATGCTTAAGTGTCAGGTAGCGGAGTATGAAAATCGCATCTTCCAAATAAA GTCAGATTTATCTCAggaatcaaagaaaataatggaacTTGACAAGGAACTTTcaggagaaagaaatttagtacgttctttaaaattacaaatggAAAAAAGTCAAAAATTAATGCAGTCGGCTCATGTTCAAAATAACGAACTTATCGAG TGTTTGCAAGGGAAGTTAAAGTCGTCGCTCgtcatcgaagaaaaattaagaaacgaGATATCCTCGATGCGCcaagaacataaaaatttggaaataCGATTGAGTTCTATGAGAGAACATATTGAGTCTCAAAAGATAGATCAATTGCCCGGTTTGATAGATCTTTTAAAAACCGAGCAAATGAAGTACATAGCGTTGGTCGAGGAGTATGAAAAGGAACAGAGAAATAATTCAGAACTACGAGATATCttgaagaaaatcgaaacgGAAAGAAATCGTTATGAAAAACAATTAGAGGTAGttgtcgaagagaaagagagtttagTGAGTAATTTGGTACTAGTCGAAGGTATTAAAGAACAACTGGAAACCGATCTTAGAAGAatcaaagaagaattaaagGCAAAAGAAGATGAATGCGAATGGTTacaaaaaaggattaaaacgATGTCCGATGCAGAAGCAAAAAGACAAGATAAAAGAGCTAGCGAACATTACGAGCTTAAAGGATTAAGAAGAGGACTTGAAAATGCGAAAGAAGTTATAATAGATTTGGAAGCTGATATGAAACAATCGAAACAAGAATTAAAGGAATCTGGAGAACGCGAATTAAAATTGCAACAAAAGTTGGACAGttttaaaataaaggaaaccgaattaatagaaaaattgagtttatccaaagaagaagaaaggaaacaaagagagCTGGCATTTGAATTGCAACAAAAGTTAAAAACTTATGTTAAGAAAATGGTAGATCTTACGAAAGAATTAGATAATAGATCTACCAAGGAAAATAACGATCCTGCTAAATATATGAACAGGATTAAG GAATTAACGGatgcaaatgaaaaatattccacCGAGAAAGACACACTTCATTTTAAATTGGTCAAAGTTAAACACGATAAGGACCAACTCAAACAGCAAATAAAAGAACTCCAAACACAATTGCaacaaaataaacattttccgTCTGCGAATGCAGGTCAATTGGAGAACGTTGATAaa GCGGAACATATCTACGGTAAATATCTTCGAGCCAATAGCAAGTGGAAATCGTTGATATATCAAAAACGTTATTTGCTTTGCGTTATTGGAAGTTATGAGATTTCCGAAGAAAATACATTTGCCATACTTGCTCAATTAACACGGAAGGaacgattatatattaaaagggATCATCAACGTAAAAGGGCCATCTTTCGTTTTAAAAGTGCTGTTCTTGTAATCATTAGTATACATCGAATGAAGTGGCTAATTGTACGATGGCGTACGGGTAGACGTATAGGTGCTAACATGCTCTTAGGAAATCAAAATCAATCATTTGTCCCTCCTATTCGATTTCCAACTTTAAATCATTCACCACCGATAAGAGAGAAATCAATATTCGA gaaaGACCCTGGTAGCGGTTTTGACCTTGAACAATATTATCaacgattaaaaaacattCAGCAAACACTTGGATTAGCCGTGGTTGAGCCGGGAGCTGTCGATGATATATCATCcgaatag